A section of the Bos indicus isolate NIAB-ARS_2022 breed Sahiwal x Tharparkar chromosome 26, NIAB-ARS_B.indTharparkar_mat_pri_1.0, whole genome shotgun sequence genome encodes:
- the GSTO1 gene encoding glutathione S-transferase omega-1, translating to MSGGTVRSLGKGSAPPGPVPEGLIRVYSMRFCPYAKRTLLVLRAKGIRHEVININLKNKPEWFFKKNPLGLVPVLETSLGQLIYESAITCEYLDEAYPGKKLLPGDPYEKACQKMVFESFSKVPSLMVSFLRKQNKEDCSGLKEELHKEFSKLEEVLTNKKTTFFGGSSLSMIDYLIWPWFEWLEALELNECVDHTPNLKLWMASMKNDPIVSSLPTDVKTLQGFFNLYLQNSPEACDYGL from the exons ATGTCCGGCGGAACGGTCAGAAGCCTGGGGAAGG GAAGCGCGCCCCCAGGGCCCGTCCCCGAGGGCCTGATCCGTGTCTACAGCATGAGGTTCTGTCCTTACGCCAAGAGGACGCTCCTGGTCCTGAGGGCCAAGGGAATCCG GCATGAAGTCATCAACATCAACCTGAAAAATAAGCCTGAGTGGTTTTTCAAGAAGAATCCCTTAGGCCTAGTGCCGGTCCTGGAAACCAGTCTGGGTCAGTTGATCTATGAATCTGCCATCACTTGTGAGTACCTGGATGAAGCATATCCAGGGAAGAAGCTGTTGCCAGGCGACCCCTATGAGAAAGCTTGCCAAAAGATGGTCTTTGAGTCCTTTTCTAAG GTACCATCTTTGATGGTAAGCTTTCTTAGAAAGCAAAATAAGGAAGATTGCTCTGGCCTAAAAGAAGAACTGCATAAAGAATTCAGCAAGCTGGAGGAG GTTCTGACTAATAAGAAGACAACCTTCTTTGGTGGCAGTTCTCTTTCTATGATTGATTACCTCATCTGGCCCTGGTTTGAATGGCTAGAAGCCTTGGAGTTAAATGA GTGTGTAGACCACACTCCAAATCTAAAGCTCTGGATGGCATCCATGAAGAATGATCCCATAGTATCATCCCTCCCCACCGATGTGAAGACCCTTCAAGGTTTCTTCAACCTCTACTTACAGAACAGCCCCGAGGCCTGTGACTATGGTCTCTGA